The genomic window AACAACAGCGGCCAGGGGCGCTCGCGGTAGACGATCAGGGATTCGGCCAGGGAGCGGAAGAAGCGGCCGCCGGGCAAACGCCCCACGCGCGGATGCTTCAGGAAAAAATCCGACCAAGGCGAGAAGAAGAGGGCGACCGCGGCGGTGAAGATCAGGAAAACGCCGGCGTAGAAAAGGCTGTTGGCCCGCAAGGTGGCCGAGCCCCGCCAAAGGCTGACGTTGATGGCGGTCATGGCCATCGCCACGCACAGCAGAGCGTACAGCCCGATGAAGCGGTCCATGGCCAGGGTGGTGAGGGCCAGGGCCTTGTCGCGGCCCTCATGCTCCTGGAACAGATAATATCCCTTGATGAGATCGCCGCCGGTTCCTCCCGGGATAAGGCTATTGAAGAAGATGCCGATCATCTGCAGGCTGAAGATGCGCCACGGCCTCACCTTGAGGCCCGCCAGCCGCAGCAGGATATACCACCGCCCCCAGGCTGCGGTCACCACCATGGTCAGATAGACGCCCAAGGCCGCGGCCAATAGGAAAGGGTGGCGAACGAAGGCTTCGCCCACCAAGCGGGGGTGGAGCGCCCCGGAATGGATCAGGGCCCAGATGGCGGCCCCGCCCAGAACGAACTTCAGGACATGCTGTACCGGGGTCGGGATGCGGAATCGGCGGCGCGGTGGCTTCGCGGGCGCCTGGGCGGCCGCGGGCGCTCGGGAAGTATCAGGCATTGCCCTCGCCGACCGACGTCATGCCCGCTTCGGCCCCGGCGAAAAGATCTTCGGGTTCGAGGGGGGACGCGCAGAATGTGCGACGGTGGATGGGCGTGAGCCCGTGCTTGCGGATGGCGTCCCGGTGCATCTGGGTGGCGTAACCCTTGTGGGAATCGAATCCGTATTCGGGATAACCCGCATGCATCTCCACCATCTGACGGTCGCGGGTGACCTTGGCCAGGATGGAGGCCGCCGCGATGGAGGCGGAAAGGCCGTCTCCCTGGACCACGGTGCGCTGGGCCCAGCGGATGTCGGGAATGCGTTGATTGCCGTCGACCAGCAATAGGCCGGGCGGGATCCCCATGGCTTCCAAGGCCCGGCGCATCGCCAGCAGGGAAGCGCGGAGGATGTTGAACCGATCGATTTCTTCCGGCGAGCACTCCCCCACCCCGAATGCGAACGCCCGCGCGCGGATTTCCGCGTACAGTTCCTCGCGCACGGGTTCGGAGAGCTTCTTGGAGTCGTTCAGGCCACGGATGGGCTTGGCCCCGAAGTCGAGGATGACGCAGGCCGCCACCACGTTGCCCGCCAAAGGGCCGCGGCCCACTTCGTCGACGCCGCATAGGACGGGGAACTCCGGCAACATGGCTGTGTCGAACTCCCACAATGCATCGCGCTTGCGGCCCATGGGGAGAATGATAGCTAATTGGGAAGGGCGGTACGCCTGGGCCGGCTTCGGGAAGGCGATCAAGGCCCTGGCGGCAGCGCGGCCAGGAAGGCCGAAACGTCGGCGGCGCGGGAAGGATCGTCGCCGGGAAGGGGACGGATGGCGCCGGTCGCGAAAGCGCGGATCACTTGCCAATACCACGCATGCTCCAACTTCAGGACCAAGGCCCCGACTTCGTCGGCGGTGCTGCCCGGCGGCACGGGGACCATGCGTTGCAAAAGAATTTGGCCTTCATCATATCGTTCATTGACCATATGGATGGTCAGGCCGGTAAATTGGCAACCGCGGGCCAGCACGCCTTCGTGGACCTTATGGCCGTAATAGCCCTGGCCGCCGAAGGCGGGCAAAAGGGCGGGATGGATGTTGACCACCCGGTTGCGCATCCGGGCCAGCACCTCCAAAGGGACCGGCTTCATGTATCCGGCCAGGACCAGCAGGTCCGCCTTGTGGGCGTCGAGGAGGGCGAGCATACGGGCCACGGCCTTCCCTTCCCCGCCTTCGGATTGTGCCGAGACGTGGTAGGCCGGGGCCCCGAAGGCGCGGGCCTTTTCCAAAGCCCCGGACTTGCTGTTATTGGATAGGACGAAGGCGATTTCGACGGGGAGTTCGCCCGAGCGGATGCGGTCGATCAAAGCCTGTAGGTTCGATCCGCCTCCGGAGGCGAAGACGGCGATGCGGTAGACGGCCATGGGCTAGAGGGTACTTTTATCGGCGTCGGCCGTAAAGGGAACCACGATCCGGGAGAGTGGCGTTCAGGCCGGTCTCGCGAAGGACCCCGGCCGAATGGCCGGCGCCTTCCGGAGGCCGGGGATTCGGATCAGGCCTTGATTGCCGCTTCGGCCCTGGGAGCCGGCGTTTCCGCCAGAGGAGCCGCTTCCCGCACGGTTTCCTGATGGGAGTGGCTATGCGAAGACGCCGGGCGCGCCTTGGCCGCGTATCCGCTCGCCTCTTGCGGCGCCCCATGGCGCTTGAACAAGTGTTTGACCAGGGTACCCGCGCCGCGCAGGACGCGATAGCGTTCGCGGCTGTTGGTGAGGGCCATCTTGGCTTGCTTGGCGATGTAGGCCGGGCGCAGGTAGAATTCGCGGCGGGCGCGATCGCAGAAGTCCACCAGGTCCTGGGAGGTGAGTCCCTTGCGGATGACGGTGGTATTGTGCTGCCCGTCCTTGTCCAGCCATTGATCGTAATCCTCGCTGGCCAATTCGCCGCGGGAACGCGCCTCATCGTAGGCGGTGGTGCCGGGGTAGGCCATGATGGGATAGAACTGGGCCGTATTCGGGTTCAGCTTCTTCGCCATCTCGAGGGTGCCGT from Fibrobacterota bacterium includes these protein-coding regions:
- a CDS encoding flippase-like domain-containing protein, translated to MPDTSRAPAAAQAPAKPPRRRFRIPTPVQHVLKFVLGGAAIWALIHSGALHPRLVGEAFVRHPFLLAAALGVYLTMVVTAAWGRWYILLRLAGLKVRPWRIFSLQMIGIFFNSLIPGGTGGDLIKGYYLFQEHEGRDKALALTTLAMDRFIGLYALLCVAMAMTAINVSLWRGSATLRANSLFYAGVFLIFTAAVALFFSPWSDFFLKHPRVGRLPGGRFFRSLAESLIVYRERPWPLLLPLLLGISVDCGLILLYFFSARSLGIELPLRVHGFVVPTLTMINGLPISPSGLGLGEAAGKIIYRTLGVTSGGGEVLVLVHLVILVVSLTGAPFYLLYRVRKQVDANEEVS
- a CDS encoding ribonuclease HII is translated as MLPEFPVLCGVDEVGRGPLAGNVVAACVILDFGAKPIRGLNDSKKLSEPVREELYAEIRARAFAFGVGECSPEEIDRFNILRASLLAMRRALEAMGIPPGLLLVDGNQRIPDIRWAQRTVVQGDGLSASIAAASILAKVTRDRQMVEMHAGYPEYGFDSHKGYATQMHRDAIRKHGLTPIHRRTFCASPLEPEDLFAGAEAGMTSVGEGNA
- a CDS encoding phosphoribosylglycinamide formyltransferase, with translation MAVYRIAVFASGGGSNLQALIDRIRSGELPVEIAFVLSNNSKSGALEKARAFGAPAYHVSAQSEGGEGKAVARMLALLDAHKADLLVLAGYMKPVPLEVLARMRNRVVNIHPALLPAFGGQGYYGHKVHEGVLARGCQFTGLTIHMVNERYDEGQILLQRMVPVPPGSTADEVGALVLKLEHAWYWQVIRAFATGAIRPLPGDDPSRAADVSAFLAALPPGP